A single region of the Hyphomicrobiales bacterium genome encodes:
- a CDS encoding hypothetical protein (Evidence 5 : Unknown function) translates to MRYRFGSFELMTDTRELLAGGWPIAAEPQVFDLLLHLIQARDRLVSLARWQPRAGSLACRSPTADGIARECRFDTFRG, encoded by the coding sequence ATGCGCTATCGGTTTGGATCTTTCGAGCTGATGACGGATACCCGCGAGCTTCTCGCGGGAGGCTGGCCGATCGCTGCCGAGCCGCAGGTGTTCGATCTGCTTCTCCATCTGATTCAGGCCCGCGATCGCTTGGTCTCCCTGGCCCGGTGGCAGCCGAGAGCAGGTAGCCTCGCTTGCCGATCTCCAACGGCAGACGGCATCGCCAGAGAATGCCGCTTCGATACGTTTCGCGGTTGA